Proteins from one Epinephelus moara isolate mb chromosome 1, YSFRI_EMoa_1.0, whole genome shotgun sequence genomic window:
- the lrp3 gene encoding LOW QUALITY PROTEIN: low-density lipoprotein receptor-related protein 3 (The sequence of the model RefSeq protein was modified relative to this genomic sequence to represent the inferred CDS: inserted 1 base in 1 codon) has protein sequence MRGASPEDTDVRQSVERVSEIRAXSPRRTMVLRELLLGLLWFRSALLCAAGCSERVEVHTERRGVIYSPSWPLNYPPGTNCSWHIQGGQGEVITISFRNFDVAESGSCLGDWLLLTPSRNGESRLCGSMLPPPFISTRGRVWLYFHSQANGTGQAQGFRLSYIRGHLGQSSCQSDEFLCGNGKCLPRSWKCNGQDECGDATDERSCSPPPTEARPGLCPFGSLPCTEAQSTRCLPAALRCNGARDCPDGTDELNCPDTTCGKHLGNFYGSFASPDFFRANRSAAVELRCSWSLDTQDPKPIVLQLDLQLGPGDSLHVYDGLLQRAEHLLQVLSYHNNRRPALLESSRGQMSVLYMAQPHSPGHGFNATYQVKGYCFPGEHPCGSDQGCYSERQRCDGYWHCPSGRDEEACPTCPVGEFPCEGGTGVCYPATERCNNQKRCPDGSDEKNCYDCQPGNFHCGTNLCIFETWRCDGQEDCLDGSDERDCLAAVPRKVITAALIGSLVCSLLLVIALGCALKLHSLRSREYRAFETQMTRMEAEFVQREAPPSYGQLIAQGLIPPVEDFPVYNPTQASVLQNLRLAMRRQIRRHSTRRSTSSSSRRRLGHLWSRLFRSGGRTRGHAPLLDSPGPTQITLGLHNYRTVGVQGPQARARSGAGLGDEADVVPGSCCSANMDSQPCTPESPASPLSSQSVDSPEEEELSPVSRDSSRAPQSEPSTPVQSESSAHSGAPLTPQEDSVPPCHPRASRKLVLELAVNLKGVSLRRYSPLGPLSPISPPVFSSSSQTPTTHPHSQGLEVTTPPESSSSSVKAEDCNSHFTVDVPSREIRSRDERRREGKSKLCRFSRTLSDEGGDSGRETMSC, from the exons ATGCGGGGAGCTTCTCCGGAGGACACAGATGTCCGACAAAGCGTGGAGAGAGTGTCCGAGATAAGAG GAAGTCCTCGGCGGACCATGGTGCTGAGGGAGCTGCTGCTGGGACTGCTGTGGTTCCGCTCGGCTCTGCTCTGTGCAG CAGGCTGCAGTGAGCGAGTGGAGGTCCACACAGAGCGGAGGGGTGTGATCTACAGCCCCTCCTGGCCTTTAAACTACCCGCCTGGAACCAACTGCAGCTGGCATATCCAGGGAGGTCAAGGAGAGGTCATCACCATCAG CTTCCGGAACTTTGATGTGGCGGAGTCAGGAAGTTGTTTGGGAGACTGGCTCCTGCTGACTCCTTCGAGGAACGGGGAATCCAGGCTGTGTGGCTCCATGCTGCCTCCGCCCTTCATCTCTACCAGGGGGCGCGTTTGGCTCTATTTCCACTCTCAGGCCAACGGTACTGGGCAAGCACAAGGTTTTCGCCTCTCCTACATCAGAG GTCACCTGGGCcagagcagctgtcagtcagatgAATTCCTGTGTGGGAATGGAAAGTGTCTTCCTCGCTCCTGGAAGTGCAACGGTCAGGATGAATGCGGCGATGCCACAGACGAACGCAGCTGCTCCCCCCCTCCCACTGAAGCCCGGCCTGGCCTCTGCCCCTTTGGCTCCCTCCCGTGCACTGAGGCTCAGTCCACCCGCTGTCTACCTGCTGCCCTGCGCTGCAACGGAGCCCGTGACTGTCCTGATGGCACAGATGAGCTGAATTGCCCTGACACCACCTGTGGCAAACATCTAGGGAACTTCTACGGGTCCTTTGCTTCCCCAGATTTTTTCCGGGCTAACAGGAGCGCCGCCGTAGAGCTGAGGTGTTCGTGGTCACTGGATACTCAGGACCCCAAGCCCATCGTGCTGCAGCTGGACCTGCAGCTGGGACCTGGAGACTCGCTGCATGTCTACGATGGCCTGCTGCAGCGTGCAGAGCACCTcttacaggtgttgtcatatcATAACAACCGGCGCCCTGCGCTGTTGGAGTCAAGTCGGGGACAGATGAGTGTTTTGTACATGGCTCAGCCTCACAGCCCTGGACATGGCTTCAATGCCACATACCAG GTCAAAGGTTACTGCTTTCCTGGCGAGCATCCCTGTGGCAGCGATCAGGGCTGCTACTCTGAACGCCAGCGTTGTGACGGCTACTGGCACTGTCCATCTGGCCGTGACGAGGAGGCCTGCCCGACGTGTCCAGTGGGTGAGTTTCCCTGCGAGGGTGGCACTGGAGTGTGCTACCCAGCCACTGAGCGCTGCAACAACCAGAAGAGGTGCCCGGATGGGTCGGATGAGAAAAACTGTTATGACTGCCAACCTGGAAACTTCCACTGTGGGACGAACCTGTGCATTTTTGAGACGTGGCGGTGTGACGGCCAGGAGGACTGTTTAGACGGGAGTGATGAGAGGGACTGCCTGGCAGCAGTGCCCAGGAAAGTGATCACGGCCGCCCTGATCGGCAGTCTGGTCTGCAGTCTCCTGCTAGTTATTGCCCTTGGCTGTGCCCTCAAACTCCACTCCCTCAGAAGCAGAGAGTACAG AGCTTTTGAAACTCAGATGACTCGCATGGAGGCGGAGTTTGTCCAGAGAGAGGCACCCCCTTCGTATGGTCAGTTAATCGCCCAGGGGCTCATCCCTCCAGTGGAGGATTTCCCAGTGTACAACCCCACCCAG GCCTCCGTGTTACAGAACCTGCGGTTGGCGATGCGCAGACAGATCAGGCGTCACTCGACTCGGCgctccacctcttcctcctctcgtCGACGTCTGGGACATCTGTGGAGTCGCCTGTTCCGCAGTGGAGGGCGAACTAGAGGCCATGCCCCCCTGCTTGACTCCCCTGGACCCACACAAATCACACTTGGGCTCCACAACTACCGAACTGTGGGTGTGCAAGGGCCTCAGGCAAGGGCCAGGTCTGGAGCTGGGCTTGGTGATGAGGCTGATGTAGTGCCGGGCTCTTGCTGCTCAGCCAACATGGACTCACAGCCCTGCACACCAGAGAGTCCTGCATCACCTCTCTCTTCACAGTCAGTGGACAgtccagaggaggaggaactgTCACCTGTCAGCAGGGACAGCAGCAGGGCCCCACAGTCCGAGCCCTCCACCCCTGTTCAGAGTGAGTCCTCAGCCCATAGCGGAGCCCCTCTCACTCCCCAGGAAGACTCTGTACCCCCGTGCCACCCCAGGGCATCTAGGAAACTAGTTCTGGAGCTTGCTGTCAACCTAAAGGGTGTTTCCTTGAGACGTTACTCCCCCCTGGGGCCCTTGTCCCCTATCTCACCCCCTGTGTTCTCCAGCAGCTCCCAGACACCCACAACCCACCCTCACTCCCAGGGGCTCGAGGTGACCACACCCCCTGAGTCCTCGTCCTCCTCTGTGAAAGCAGAGGACTGCAACAGCCACTTTACCGTGGACGTGCCAAGCAGGGAAATAAGAAGCagggatgagaggaggagagagggcaaGAGCAAGCTCTGCAGGTTCAGCAGGACCCTCAGTGATGAGGGAGGAGATTCAGGGAGGGAGACAATGTCATGCTGA